The following are encoded together in the Nocardioides sp. Arc9.136 genome:
- a CDS encoding methyltransferase: MSTSASDLPARLRAALTVAGFTYDAVAELLGPSAHDALARNETTPGLRRTQGGSPLETLVRLFLLQTPVGLAEAQRALPDLVDRMAAEGLLEQTVGEVAARLDVRPYAADGRDLWVVSDLTPGLDGGPQVVGTDHVLGISPASTSLAQLTIREPFGRALDLGTGCGVQALHLATHVGQVVATDVNRRALWVTRFNAALNEVAGSIDVREGSFFEPVADERFDLIATNPPFVISPATGERLVYRDSGLPGDRVVEDIVRAAPSHLADGGWCQVLANWAVLDGRPWDERLAPWIADDCDALVVQRELLDPSAYVELWLKDAGQHGAPDYLVRYDTWLSWFEEQGVEAIGFGWINLHRTGPGASRRTFLDWPYDVEQPIGPAIRAWGDAGSVEVGADVRLVVREDVRQETVGPVGAEDPETIVLRQQRGLRRARQADTVEAALVGACDGELSVGQILDAVAQLTDRDAEQTRATYLPVVAELVEEGFLTAARP; encoded by the coding sequence GTGAGCACCTCTGCCTCCGACCTCCCGGCCCGCCTGCGCGCGGCGCTGACCGTGGCCGGCTTCACCTACGACGCCGTCGCCGAGCTGCTCGGTCCCAGCGCCCACGACGCCCTGGCCCGCAACGAGACGACCCCGGGGCTGCGGCGCACCCAGGGCGGCTCGCCGCTGGAGACGCTCGTCCGCCTCTTCCTGCTCCAGACGCCGGTCGGCCTCGCGGAGGCCCAGCGCGCGCTCCCGGACCTGGTGGACCGGATGGCCGCCGAGGGCCTGCTCGAGCAGACCGTCGGCGAGGTCGCCGCGCGCCTCGACGTGCGGCCGTACGCCGCCGACGGCCGCGACCTGTGGGTCGTCAGCGACCTGACCCCCGGCCTCGACGGCGGGCCGCAGGTGGTCGGCACCGACCACGTGCTCGGGATCAGCCCGGCCTCGACCTCGCTGGCCCAGCTGACGATCCGCGAGCCGTTCGGCCGGGCGCTCGACCTCGGCACCGGGTGCGGCGTGCAGGCGCTGCACCTCGCCACCCACGTGGGCCAGGTCGTCGCCACCGACGTCAACCGGCGTGCGCTGTGGGTGACCCGCTTCAACGCCGCGCTCAACGAGGTCGCCGGCAGCATCGACGTGCGCGAGGGGTCCTTCTTCGAGCCGGTCGCGGACGAGCGCTTCGACCTGATCGCCACCAACCCGCCGTTCGTCATCTCGCCGGCGACGGGCGAGCGCCTGGTCTACCGCGACTCCGGGCTGCCGGGGGACCGCGTCGTGGAGGACATCGTCCGTGCGGCGCCCTCGCACCTCGCCGACGGCGGCTGGTGCCAGGTCCTGGCCAACTGGGCCGTGCTCGACGGCCGCCCCTGGGACGAGCGGCTGGCACCGTGGATCGCCGACGACTGCGACGCGCTCGTCGTGCAGCGCGAGCTGCTCGACCCCTCGGCGTACGTCGAGCTGTGGCTCAAGGACGCCGGGCAGCACGGCGCGCCGGACTACCTGGTCCGCTACGACACCTGGCTCTCGTGGTTCGAGGAGCAGGGCGTGGAGGCGATCGGGTTCGGGTGGATCAACCTGCACCGGACCGGGCCGGGCGCGAGCCGGCGCACCTTCCTTGACTGGCCCTACGACGTCGAGCAGCCGATCGGCCCCGCGATCCGCGCCTGGGGCGACGCGGGCTCGGTGGAGGTCGGCGCGGACGTGCGGCTCGTGGTCCGCGAGGACGTGCGCCAGGAGACCGTCGGCCCGGTGGGCGCCGAGGACCCGGAGACGATCGTGCTGCGCCAGCAGCGCGGCCTGCGGCGGGCCCGGCAGGCCGACACCGTCGAGGCGGCGCTGGTCGGTGCCTGCGACGGTGAGCTGAGCGTCGGCCAGATCCTCGACGCCGTCGCCCAGCTCACCGACCGCGACGCCGAGCAGACCCGGGCGACCTACCTGCCCGTCGTGGCCGAGCTGGTCGAGGAGGGCTTCCTCACCGCAGCTCGCCCGTGA
- a CDS encoding alpha/beta hydrolase — MSTRTVRIVVLVLVAALVLSGVGLAVAGLTGGDGSGSSSGGAGRSVPAPTTTPAPGAQDPPRPALRKYYEQEIAWAACGDNECARLTVPLDYAEPAGETIQIAVLRVPAGDPDRRIGSLVVNPGGPGAPGTTYAAQAGLAFREPLRERYDVVGFDPRGTGFSTAVDCVSDEQLDVFLAADPAPDDREEADALEQAQRAFNAGCAAESGALADHVTTVEAAQDMDVLRSALGESTLTYLGASYGTKLGATYAELHPDRVGRFVLDGAVDPTLTAREQTLGQARGFETAIRAYAEDCVDSGDCPLGDSVEAGLQRLTDFIDEVDAEPLPTGGERELAVGNAITGIIAPLYNRDYWFLLTRALTAAFEGDGSQLMQLSDLYSSRGPEGYQDNSSEAILAINCLDDPSAVDPDDIPGQVAAFEEASPTFGEVFAWGQAGCLGVRAEATVETPEIDAAGAPPILVIGTTRDPATPYAWAEALAGELESGVLITRVGDGHTGYNVGNACVDEAVEDYLVDGTVPEDGLRC, encoded by the coding sequence ATGAGCACGAGGACCGTCCGGATCGTCGTGCTGGTGCTGGTCGCGGCGCTCGTCCTCAGCGGCGTCGGGCTCGCCGTCGCCGGGCTCACCGGCGGTGACGGCTCGGGGTCCTCCTCGGGCGGTGCGGGCCGGTCCGTGCCCGCACCGACCACCACCCCCGCGCCCGGTGCGCAGGACCCGCCCCGGCCGGCCCTGCGGAAGTACTACGAGCAGGAGATCGCCTGGGCGGCCTGCGGGGACAACGAGTGCGCCCGGCTGACGGTGCCGCTGGACTACGCCGAGCCGGCGGGCGAGACGATTCAGATCGCGGTGCTGAGGGTGCCGGCCGGCGACCCGGACCGGCGGATCGGCTCGCTGGTGGTCAACCCCGGCGGGCCCGGCGCGCCCGGCACGACGTACGCCGCGCAGGCCGGCCTCGCCTTCCGCGAGCCGCTGCGCGAGCGCTACGACGTCGTCGGCTTCGACCCGCGTGGCACCGGCTTCTCGACCGCCGTCGACTGCGTCTCCGACGAGCAGCTCGACGTATTCCTCGCCGCCGACCCCGCCCCGGACGACCGCGAGGAGGCCGACGCCCTCGAGCAGGCGCAGCGCGCCTTCAACGCCGGCTGCGCCGCGGAGTCCGGAGCCCTCGCCGACCACGTCACCACCGTCGAGGCGGCCCAGGACATGGACGTCCTGCGCTCCGCGCTGGGGGAGTCGACGCTGACCTACCTCGGCGCGTCGTACGGCACGAAGCTCGGCGCGACCTACGCCGAGCTCCACCCCGACCGCGTCGGCCGGTTCGTGCTCGACGGGGCGGTGGACCCCACGCTCACCGCGCGCGAGCAGACCCTTGGCCAGGCGCGCGGCTTCGAGACGGCGATCCGCGCCTACGCCGAGGACTGCGTCGACAGCGGTGACTGCCCGCTCGGCGACTCCGTCGAGGCCGGCCTCCAGCGGCTGACCGACTTCATCGACGAGGTCGACGCCGAGCCGCTGCCCACCGGCGGCGAGCGCGAGCTGGCCGTCGGCAACGCGATCACGGGGATCATCGCGCCGCTCTACAACCGCGACTACTGGTTCCTGCTCACCCGAGCGCTGACCGCGGCGTTCGAGGGCGACGGGTCGCAGCTCATGCAGCTCTCGGACCTCTACTCCTCGCGCGGACCGGAGGGCTACCAGGACAACAGCTCCGAGGCGATCCTCGCGATCAACTGCCTCGACGACCCGTCGGCGGTCGACCCCGACGACATCCCCGGGCAGGTGGCGGCGTTCGAGGAGGCCTCGCCGACCTTCGGCGAGGTCTTCGCGTGGGGGCAGGCCGGCTGCCTCGGGGTGCGGGCGGAGGCCACCGTGGAGACGCCGGAGATCGACGCCGCCGGGGCGCCGCCGATCCTGGTGATCGGCACGACGCGCGACCCGGCGACGCCGTACGCCTGGGCGGAGGCGCTGGCCGGCGAGCTGGAGTCCGGTGTGCTGATCACCCGCGTCGGCGACGGGCACACCGGCTACAACGTCGGCAACGCGTGCGTCGACGAGGCGGTCGAGGACTACCTCGTCGACGGGACAGTCCCCGAGGACGGGCTGCGCTGCTGA
- a CDS encoding YihY/virulence factor BrkB family protein, with protein MTTARTVPVTTEMDGDELDAEDAWHLARHHGLRRVAVDSFVRFRYGDGFTNSRALALQACLAVVPFLLALTGLTADLDQQRLAEVVALTVQQVSPGQGGGDALAGAVAGGDSSEDAGEVALVLGLVLSLVSMTTAMGQVERGTNRIYGIRRDRPALHKYGRAAVLTALLAVPVGLGFLLLVAGGAFGDAMVEVYGWSACTDRAWDVARWPLGLLLLVVTIAVLLDHAPRRRQPALSWLALGSATAVAVSLLAAAGLAAYVRLSGSFGDTYGPLAGIMALLLWSWLSATGLFYGTAVCAQLEAYRAGEPEPAYDDPGRPHGRAVRDS; from the coding sequence ATGACCACCGCGCGCACCGTCCCGGTCACCACGGAGATGGACGGCGACGAGCTCGACGCCGAGGACGCCTGGCACCTCGCCCGCCACCACGGGCTGCGGCGGGTGGCGGTCGACTCCTTCGTGCGGTTCCGGTACGGCGACGGGTTCACCAACAGCCGCGCGCTCGCCCTGCAGGCCTGCCTCGCGGTCGTGCCGTTCCTGCTGGCGCTCACCGGGCTGACCGCCGACCTCGACCAGCAGCGGCTGGCCGAGGTCGTCGCGCTGACCGTCCAGCAGGTCTCGCCCGGGCAGGGCGGTGGCGACGCGCTCGCCGGGGCGGTCGCCGGCGGCGACAGCAGCGAGGACGCCGGCGAGGTCGCGCTCGTCCTGGGCCTGGTGCTGTCGCTGGTGTCGATGACGACCGCCATGGGCCAGGTCGAGCGCGGGACGAACCGGATCTACGGCATCCGCCGCGACCGGCCCGCCCTGCACAAGTACGGCCGCGCGGCGGTGCTGACCGCGCTGCTGGCGGTGCCGGTGGGGCTCGGGTTCCTGCTGCTCGTCGCGGGCGGGGCGTTCGGGGACGCGATGGTCGAGGTCTACGGCTGGTCCGCCTGCACCGACCGGGCCTGGGACGTCGCCCGCTGGCCCCTGGGCCTGCTGCTGCTCGTCGTGACGATCGCGGTGCTGCTCGACCACGCCCCGCGGAGACGCCAGCCGGCGCTGTCGTGGCTCGCGCTCGGCTCGGCCACCGCGGTGGCGGTCAGCCTGCTCGCGGCGGCCGGCCTGGCGGCGTACGTGCGGCTCAGCGGGTCCTTCGGCGACACCTACGGGCCGCTGGCGGGGATCATGGCCCTGCTGCTGTGGTCCTGGCTGAGCGCGACCGGGCTGTTCTACGGCACGGCCGTGTGCGCGCAGCTGGAGGCCTACCGCGCCGGCGAGCCGGAGCCGGCGTACGACGACCCCGGCCGCCCGCACGGGCGGGCGGTCCGGGACTCCTGA
- a CDS encoding Ig-like domain repeat protein, with product MPTHHRALSALATTALLSSGLALGTAGSAAAAPAQPAPVSRPQTGDGILDPILDPILGGLSVVTQPLLSTLGGAPGVGQLLTATAPVWNILNSLVATDVEWLCDGVPIPGTQGQLTFVPTQAQAGCQVAAKFVGRVLGILPVEAVTASVLVPLGVAPQTPVATKPVAVAGTPKVGAPLTATAPAWDTDATDVATTYQWLRGGTAITGATAASYTPTAEDLGKAVTVRATGTRDGAPEPATSTSSAVTVLLGDAPTAAAPAVSGDPRPGSTLTVAAPAWSGTGPVVTTYQWLRDGQPVTGATTASYAVTEADAGHSLAARATGTRAGHAPGTATSQAVTVGAAEPLTATVPPSITRPAGGVTVGRTLTATPGTWSAPATAVAYTWRRDGSTIPGATGPTYVVRPADVGRALSVAVTARATGFAEGTSSSPTVTVARSSSTTVARLSRTEVRKGAKVTLRVAVRSAAGAPTGTVRVLDGTRVLTKVVVRGTRTVKLRGLAVGRHRIRVQYVGSTTTAPSTSKVVVLTVRKRA from the coding sequence ATGCCCACGCACCACCGCGCCCTGAGCGCGCTCGCCACCACCGCCCTGCTGTCCTCGGGCCTCGCGCTCGGCACCGCCGGCTCGGCCGCGGCGGCGCCGGCGCAGCCGGCGCCGGTCTCCCGGCCGCAGACCGGCGACGGCATCCTGGACCCGATCCTCGACCCGATCCTGGGCGGCCTCTCCGTCGTCACCCAGCCGCTGCTGTCGACCCTCGGCGGCGCGCCCGGCGTGGGCCAGCTGCTGACCGCCACCGCGCCAGTCTGGAACATTCTGAACAGCCTCGTCGCCACCGACGTCGAGTGGCTGTGCGACGGCGTCCCGATCCCGGGGACGCAGGGACAGCTCACCTTCGTGCCGACCCAGGCCCAGGCCGGCTGCCAGGTCGCCGCGAAGTTCGTCGGACGGGTCCTGGGCATCCTGCCGGTCGAAGCCGTCACCGCCTCCGTGCTGGTGCCGCTGGGCGTGGCGCCGCAGACGCCGGTCGCCACCAAGCCGGTCGCCGTCGCCGGCACCCCGAAGGTCGGCGCACCGCTCACCGCGACCGCACCGGCCTGGGACACCGACGCCACCGACGTCGCCACCACCTACCAGTGGCTGCGCGGCGGCACGGCGATCACGGGCGCCACGGCCGCGTCGTACACCCCGACCGCCGAGGACCTCGGCAAGGCGGTCACCGTCCGCGCGACCGGCACCCGGGACGGTGCCCCCGAGCCCGCCACCTCGACCAGCTCCGCCGTCACGGTCCTCCTCGGCGACGCCCCGACCGCGGCTGCACCGGCCGTCTCGGGCGACCCCAGGCCCGGCAGCACGCTCACCGTCGCGGCGCCCGCCTGGTCGGGCACCGGGCCGGTCGTCACGACCTACCAGTGGCTCCGCGACGGCCAGCCGGTCACCGGCGCGACGACCGCGTCGTACGCCGTCACCGAGGCCGACGCCGGCCACAGCCTCGCCGCGCGGGCCACCGGCACGCGGGCCGGCCACGCCCCCGGCACCGCGACGTCCCAGGCCGTCACCGTCGGCGCCGCCGAGCCGCTGACCGCGACGGTCCCGCCCTCGATCACGCGGCCCGCGGGCGGCGTCACGGTCGGGCGGACGCTCACCGCCACCCCCGGCACCTGGAGCGCCCCGGCCACCGCGGTCGCCTACACGTGGCGGCGCGACGGGAGCACGATCCCCGGCGCCACCGGCCCGACGTACGTCGTCCGGCCCGCCGACGTCGGACGCGCGCTCTCGGTCGCCGTCACGGCGAGGGCGACCGGCTTCGCGGAGGGCACGTCCAGCTCGCCCACCGTCACGGTCGCCCGGTCGTCCTCCACCACCGTCGCGCGACTCAGCCGCACGGAGGTCCGCAAGGGCGCGAAGGTCACGCTCCGGGTCGCCGTCCGCTCGGCCGCCGGCGCCCCGACCGGCACCGTGCGCGTCCTCGACGGCACGCGGGTGCTGACCAAGGTCGTCGTGCGTGGCACCCGCACGGTCAAGCTGCGGGGGCTGGCCGTCGGCAGGCACCGCATCCGGGTCCAGTACGTCGGCTCGACCACCACGGCACCGTCGACCTCGAAGGTCGTCGTGCTCACGGTCCGGAAGCGGGCGTGA
- a CDS encoding DNA polymerase III subunit delta': MTVWDSLVGQARPVEALAAAARGQGMSHAWLFTGPPGSGRSNAAIAFAAALQCEDAGCGTCHSCRTVLAGSHADVAVARTESVQFVVKEARELVRRSALSPVGGRWQIIVVEDADRFNEHSGNAMLKAIEEPNARTVWLLCAPTVEDVLPTIRSRCRLVTLATPATADVAAFLARTDAVDPALASYAARASQGHIGRARALVRDEGARQRRNEVVGIPASVTDLGRCMRAAARLAEVAKEEAEAITSEREAREKAELDQAFGYEDRGRRPREYAAAAKALQEDQKRRAKRRVLDVVDRALMDLVSVYRDAIAIQTGAPGELVNAEIRADLDVVVRTSTPELNLRRIGWIFEAREQMLEFNVPVALALESMMVALRVPSRGAA; encoded by the coding sequence ATGACGGTCTGGGACTCCCTGGTCGGGCAGGCCCGGCCGGTCGAGGCACTCGCCGCCGCCGCCCGCGGACAGGGGATGAGCCACGCCTGGCTGTTCACCGGACCCCCGGGCTCGGGCCGCTCCAACGCCGCCATCGCCTTCGCCGCCGCCCTGCAGTGCGAGGACGCCGGCTGCGGCACCTGCCACTCGTGCCGCACGGTGCTCGCCGGCTCCCACGCCGACGTCGCGGTCGCGCGGACCGAGTCGGTGCAGTTCGTCGTCAAGGAGGCCCGGGAGCTGGTGCGCCGCTCGGCGCTCAGCCCGGTCGGCGGCCGCTGGCAGATCATCGTGGTCGAGGACGCCGACCGGTTCAACGAGCACTCCGGCAACGCCATGCTCAAGGCGATCGAGGAGCCGAACGCGCGGACCGTGTGGCTGCTCTGCGCACCGACCGTCGAGGACGTGCTGCCGACGATCCGCTCGCGGTGCCGCCTGGTCACCCTGGCCACGCCGGCCACCGCCGACGTCGCGGCGTTCCTCGCCCGCACCGACGCGGTCGATCCCGCGCTCGCGTCGTACGCCGCCCGCGCCAGCCAGGGACACATCGGGCGCGCCCGCGCGCTGGTGCGCGACGAGGGCGCCCGGCAGCGCCGCAACGAGGTCGTCGGCATCCCCGCCTCGGTCACCGACCTCGGCAGGTGCATGCGGGCGGCGGCCCGGCTCGCCGAGGTCGCCAAGGAGGAGGCGGAGGCCATCACCTCCGAGCGGGAGGCGCGGGAGAAGGCCGAGCTCGACCAGGCCTTCGGCTACGAGGACCGCGGTCGACGCCCGCGCGAGTACGCCGCGGCGGCCAAGGCGCTGCAGGAGGACCAGAAGCGGCGCGCCAAGCGGCGCGTCCTCGACGTGGTCGACCGCGCGCTGATGGACCTGGTGTCGGTCTACCGCGACGCGATCGCGATCCAGACCGGCGCGCCCGGCGAGCTGGTCAACGCCGAGATCCGGGCCGACCTCGACGTCGTCGTCCGGACCTCGACACCGGAGCTGAACCTGCGCCGGATCGGGTGGATCTTCGAGGCACGCGAGCAGATGCTGGAGTTCAACGTCCCGGTCGCCCTCGCCCTGGAGTCGATGATGGTCGCGCTGCGCGTGCCGAGCCGAGGAGCCGCCTGA
- the topA gene encoding type I DNA topoisomerase, which yields MAHKLVIVESPAKAQKIGGYLGQGYVVESSIGHIRDLPQSAADIPAKIKDKWWGRFGVDIDNGFEPYYVVPKRSKDQVKKLKSLLKDADELFLATDEDREGEAIAWHLLDELKPKGIPVRRMVFHEITEPAILAAAENPRELDMDLVEAQEARRILDRLYGYEVSPVLWKKVMSGLSAGRVQSVATRLVVDRERERMRFRVASYWDLDATFDAGSEHDQRMFPAKLHSVDAVRVARGSDFGPDGNLKAATTDGDPKRPLPLHVDRTRAEALSQALQESTFEVRSVESKPYRRSPYAPFRTTTLQQEASRKLGMSASVTMSVAQRLYENGFITYMRTDSSTLSGAAIDAARSQVRELYGAEYLPDAPRTYAGKVKNAQEAHEAIRPAGDTFRTPGQTGLTGEQFRLYELIWMRTVASQMKDATGQSVSVRIGGTAATGEDVVFSASGRTITFHGFLKAYVEGTDDGGQKDDAETRLPVLAEGDALSAASLAAAGHETKPPARYTEATLVKELEDREIGRPSTYASIIKTIIDRGYVYKKGTALVPAWLAFSVIRLMEEHFPRQISYEFTAQMEDALDEIAAGRKDRGTELAEFYFGTGDVEGLKKLVDGLGDIDARELATFPVGGPDSGINLRVGRYGPYLEGPDDEGNPIGKRANVPDDLPPDELTLEKATELFANPAGEEIQLGRHPESGLEVVAKNGRFGPYVTEVLPEDAPKSAKPRTGSLFKSMSLDTISLEDAVKLLSLPRVVGTAEDGEEITAQNGRYGPYLKKGTDSRSLASEDQLLTITLDEALRIYAQPKQRGRAAAAPPLKELGNDPVSGQPVVVKSGRFGEYVTDGEYNATLRKDDTVESITIERAAELLAERRERGPAKKGAKKTTKAPAKKAAAKKTTAKKAATKKTTAKKATGAAAKKA from the coding sequence GTGGCACACAAGTTGGTGATCGTCGAGTCCCCGGCGAAGGCCCAGAAGATCGGGGGCTACCTCGGTCAGGGGTACGTCGTCGAGTCCTCGATCGGGCACATCCGTGACCTGCCACAGTCCGCCGCCGACATCCCGGCCAAGATCAAGGACAAGTGGTGGGGCCGGTTCGGTGTCGACATCGACAACGGCTTCGAGCCCTACTACGTGGTCCCGAAGCGCTCCAAGGACCAGGTCAAGAAGCTCAAGTCGCTGCTCAAGGACGCCGACGAGCTCTTCCTCGCCACCGATGAGGACCGCGAGGGCGAGGCGATCGCCTGGCACCTCCTCGACGAGCTGAAGCCCAAGGGCATCCCGGTGCGCCGGATGGTCTTCCACGAGATCACCGAGCCGGCGATCCTCGCCGCGGCCGAGAACCCCCGCGAGCTCGACATGGACCTCGTCGAGGCCCAGGAGGCCCGACGCATCCTCGACCGCCTCTACGGCTACGAGGTCAGCCCGGTGCTGTGGAAGAAGGTCATGTCCGGCCTCTCCGCGGGCCGCGTGCAGTCCGTGGCCACCCGCCTGGTCGTCGACCGCGAGCGCGAGCGGATGCGCTTCCGCGTGGCGTCGTACTGGGACCTCGACGCGACCTTCGACGCCGGCTCCGAGCACGACCAGCGGATGTTCCCGGCCAAGCTGCACTCCGTCGACGCGGTCCGGGTCGCGCGCGGCTCGGACTTCGGTCCGGACGGGAACCTCAAAGCCGCCACCACCGATGGTGACCCCAAGCGACCGCTACCACTGCACGTGGACCGGACCCGCGCGGAGGCGCTGTCGCAGGCGCTGCAGGAGAGCACCTTCGAGGTGCGCTCGGTGGAGTCCAAGCCCTACCGCCGCTCGCCGTACGCGCCGTTCCGCACCACGACGCTGCAGCAGGAGGCCAGCCGCAAGCTTGGCATGAGCGCGAGCGTGACGATGTCGGTCGCCCAGCGCCTGTACGAGAACGGCTTCATCACCTACATGCGTACCGACTCCTCGACGCTGTCGGGGGCCGCGATCGACGCGGCACGGTCGCAGGTGCGCGAGCTGTACGGCGCCGAGTACCTCCCCGACGCCCCCCGCACCTACGCCGGCAAGGTCAAGAACGCCCAGGAGGCGCACGAGGCGATCCGCCCCGCGGGCGACACCTTCCGCACCCCCGGCCAGACCGGCCTGACCGGTGAGCAGTTCCGGCTCTACGAGCTGATCTGGATGCGCACCGTCGCCTCGCAGATGAAGGACGCCACCGGCCAGTCGGTCTCGGTCCGCATCGGCGGCACCGCCGCGACCGGCGAGGACGTGGTGTTCTCCGCCAGCGGTCGCACCATCACCTTCCACGGCTTCCTCAAGGCCTACGTCGAGGGCACCGACGACGGCGGCCAGAAGGACGACGCCGAGACCCGGCTCCCCGTCCTGGCCGAGGGCGACGCCCTCTCCGCGGCCTCGCTCGCCGCCGCCGGCCACGAGACCAAGCCGCCGGCCCGCTACACCGAGGCCACGCTGGTCAAGGAGCTCGAGGACCGCGAGATCGGCCGCCCGTCGACGTACGCCTCGATCATCAAGACGATCATCGACCGCGGCTACGTCTACAAGAAGGGCACGGCCCTGGTGCCGGCCTGGCTGGCGTTCTCGGTGATCCGCCTGATGGAGGAGCACTTCCCCCGGCAGATCTCCTACGAGTTCACCGCCCAGATGGAGGACGCGCTCGACGAGATCGCCGCCGGCCGCAAGGACCGCGGCACCGAGCTGGCGGAGTTCTACTTCGGCACCGGTGACGTCGAGGGCCTCAAGAAGCTGGTCGACGGGCTCGGCGACATCGACGCGCGCGAGCTCGCGACGTTCCCCGTCGGCGGCCCCGACTCCGGGATCAACCTGCGCGTGGGCCGCTACGGCCCCTACCTCGAGGGGCCCGACGACGAGGGCAACCCGATCGGCAAGCGGGCCAACGTGCCCGACGACCTGCCGCCCGACGAGCTGACGCTGGAGAAGGCCACCGAGCTCTTCGCCAACCCCGCCGGGGAGGAGATCCAGCTCGGCCGCCACCCCGAGTCCGGCCTCGAGGTCGTGGCGAAGAACGGCCGCTTCGGCCCGTACGTCACCGAGGTGCTCCCCGAGGACGCGCCGAAGTCGGCCAAGCCGCGCACCGGCTCGCTGTTCAAGTCGATGTCGCTCGACACGATCTCCCTCGAGGACGCCGTCAAGCTGCTGTCGCTGCCGCGGGTGGTCGGCACCGCCGAGGACGGCGAGGAGATCACCGCGCAGAACGGCCGGTACGGGCCGTACCTGAAGAAGGGCACCGACTCGCGGTCGCTGGCCTCCGAGGACCAGCTGCTCACGATCACCCTCGACGAGGCGCTGCGGATCTACGCCCAGCCCAAGCAGCGCGGTCGTGCCGCGGCCGCGCCGCCGCTCAAGGAGCTCGGCAACGACCCGGTCTCCGGGCAGCCGGTGGTCGTGAAGTCCGGCCGGTTCGGGGAGTACGTCACCGACGGGGAGTACAACGCGACCCTCCGCAAGGACGACACCGTCGAGTCGATCACCATCGAGCGCGCCGCCGAGCTGCTCGCCGAGCGGCGCGAGCGCGGCCCGGCCAAGAAGGGCGCTAAGAAGACGACGAAGGCGCCGGCCAAGAAGGCGGCGGCCAAGAAGACCACGGCGAAGAAGGCGGCGACCAAGAAGACCACGGCGAAGAAGGCGACGGGGGCCGCGGCCAAGAAGGCCTGA
- a CDS encoding RNA polymerase sigma factor → MAGGGPGTEPGLGGFADFMAVHQAALLRLAHALTGDPHDAWDLTQETFARLGERWDGRRPDVPEAWVRTVMVRLNIDRVRRLRRELPLLGGADRGQPVQQVGAVDVWLVEALATLTPRQRTALALRYVEDLDVRGIAERMGCSEGTVKSQLSRGTQRLREHARYHADHHAGHLPAVPGPARREEANR, encoded by the coding sequence ATGGCTGGAGGCGGACCGGGGACCGAACCCGGCCTCGGCGGGTTCGCCGACTTCATGGCCGTGCACCAGGCCGCGCTCCTGCGGCTGGCGCACGCGCTCACCGGCGACCCGCACGACGCCTGGGACCTGACCCAGGAGACCTTCGCGCGCCTCGGCGAGCGGTGGGACGGCCGCCGGCCGGACGTGCCCGAGGCGTGGGTGCGGACGGTCATGGTGCGCCTCAACATCGATCGGGTGCGCCGGCTGAGGCGCGAGCTGCCGCTGCTCGGCGGGGCCGACCGCGGCCAGCCGGTGCAGCAGGTCGGCGCGGTCGACGTGTGGCTGGTCGAGGCGCTCGCCACGCTCACCCCGCGGCAGCGCACCGCCCTCGCGCTGCGGTACGTCGAGGACCTCGACGTCCGTGGCATCGCGGAGCGGATGGGCTGCTCGGAGGGGACCGTGAAGAGCCAGCTCTCCCGCGGCACCCAGCGCCTGCGCGAGCACGCCCGCTACCACGCGGACCACCACGCAGGCCACCTCCCGGCCGTCCCGGGTCCGGCCCGACGAGAGGAAGCGAACCGATGA
- the tmk gene encoding dTMP kinase — MHPPTGVLVCFEGGEGSGKSTQSRRLREWLEAEGYAVVLTFEPGDTEVGKVLRRLVLDPTTGDLDPHTEALLYAADRAEHVARLVRPALERGEVVVMDRYVDSSLAYQGAGRDLDLAMVERISRWATDDLRPHLTVVLDLEPEQGLGRFAERDKIEGEGLEFHRRVREAFLRMAAADPEHYLVLDARAPVDEVAAAVRARVEPLLGQAAR; from the coding sequence GTGCACCCACCCACCGGCGTCCTCGTCTGCTTCGAGGGTGGCGAGGGGTCGGGCAAGTCCACCCAGTCCCGGCGGCTTCGCGAGTGGCTGGAGGCCGAGGGGTACGCCGTCGTGCTGACCTTCGAGCCCGGCGACACCGAGGTCGGCAAGGTCCTGCGCCGGCTGGTCCTCGACCCGACGACCGGCGACCTCGACCCGCACACCGAGGCGCTGCTGTACGCCGCCGACCGCGCCGAGCACGTCGCGCGCCTCGTCCGGCCCGCCCTCGAGCGCGGGGAGGTCGTGGTGATGGACCGGTACGTCGACTCCTCGCTGGCCTACCAGGGCGCCGGGCGCGACCTCGACCTCGCCATGGTGGAGCGGATCTCGCGCTGGGCGACCGACGACCTGCGACCCCACCTGACCGTGGTGCTCGACCTGGAGCCCGAGCAGGGCCTGGGCCGGTTCGCCGAGCGGGACAAGATCGAGGGGGAGGGGCTGGAGTTCCACCGCCGGGTCCGCGAGGCGTTCCTGCGGATGGCCGCGGCCGACCCCGAGCACTACCTCGTGCTCGACGCCCGCGCTCCCGTCGACGAGGTCGCCGCCGCGGTGCGCGCCCGCGTCGAGCCGCTGCTCGGGCAGGCCGCACGATGA